In Dasypus novemcinctus isolate mDasNov1 chromosome 10, mDasNov1.1.hap2, whole genome shotgun sequence, one DNA window encodes the following:
- the TSPAN32 gene encoding tetraspanin-32 isoform X1 — protein MGRWRGVRLAKCQLLVIGLLVLLLALSVAAVTALAHTHLAVVGRVALERNPYQAVHRWACYAGMVLAALLSLGALLSAAAAAREAEGLMAGGFLCFALVFCALAQVAFWRLRSPSQVEDAVLDVYDLVYERALRGPPGSGRQELAAVQDAFGCCGKSSPFSLLRRAEVELCPGAEGEKEDCLRGIRGLLRTLLGTASTLTCLVLALMVPAPSPPGRERGWRGAHPAPAGPRRPACAQVYAMLLSAFLWFAIRAGCGLDRRGRYSLTPR, from the exons ATGGGGCGCTGGCGGGGCGTCAGGCTCGCCAAATGCCAGCTGCTGGTCATCGGACTCTTGGTCTTG CTGCTGGCCCTCTCCGTGGCCGCCGTGACGGCTCTCGCCCACACCCACTTAGCTGTCGTCGGCCGTGTGGCCTTGGAGAGGAACCCCTACCAGGCCGTGCACCGCTGGG CCTGCTACGCGGGGATGGTCCTGGCCGCGCTCCTGAGCCTGGGGGCCCTGCTGAGTGCCGcagcggcggcgcgggaggctgAGGGGCTCATGGCAGGG GGCTTCCTGTGCTTCGCCCTCGTGTTCTGCGCGCTGGCTCAGGTGGCCTTCTGGAGACTGCGCAGCCCCAGCCAG GTGGAGGACGCCGTGCTGGACGTCTATGACCTGGTGTACGAGCGGGCGCTGAGGGGCCCACCGGGCAGCGGGAGGCAGGAGCTGGCGGCCGTGCAGGACGCG TTTGGGTGCTGCGGGAAGAGCTCCCCTTTCAGCCTCCTGAGACGTGCGGAAGTGGAGCTGTGCCCCGGGGCAGAGGGGGAGAAAGag GACTGCCTGCGCGGGATCCGGGGCCTCCTGCGGACCCTCCTGGGCACTGCCTCCACCCTGACCTGCCTCGTCCTGGCCCTCATGGTACCCGCGCCCTCCCCTCCCGGGCGggagagggggtggaggggggcgCACCCAGCTCCTGCCGGCCCCCGACGCCCCGCCTGCGCCCAGGTGTACGCCATGCTGCTCAGCGCCTTCCTCTGGTTCGCCATCCGCGCCGGCTGCGGCCTGGACCGCAGGGGCCGCTACAGCCTGACACCGCGCTAG
- the TSPAN32 gene encoding tetraspanin-32 isoform X2, producing MGRWRGVRLAKCQLLVIGLLVLLLALSVAAVTALAHTHLAVVGRVALERNPYQAVHRWACYAGMVLAALLSLGALLSAAAAAREAEGLMAGGFLCFALVFCALAQVAFWRLRSPSQVEDAVLDVYDLVYERALRGPPGSGRQELAAVQDAFGCCGKSSPFSLLRRAEVELCPGAEGEKEDCLRGIRGLLRTLLGTASTLTCLVLALMVYAMLLSAFLWFAIRAGCGLDRRGRYSLTPR from the exons ATGGGGCGCTGGCGGGGCGTCAGGCTCGCCAAATGCCAGCTGCTGGTCATCGGACTCTTGGTCTTG CTGCTGGCCCTCTCCGTGGCCGCCGTGACGGCTCTCGCCCACACCCACTTAGCTGTCGTCGGCCGTGTGGCCTTGGAGAGGAACCCCTACCAGGCCGTGCACCGCTGGG CCTGCTACGCGGGGATGGTCCTGGCCGCGCTCCTGAGCCTGGGGGCCCTGCTGAGTGCCGcagcggcggcgcgggaggctgAGGGGCTCATGGCAGGG GGCTTCCTGTGCTTCGCCCTCGTGTTCTGCGCGCTGGCTCAGGTGGCCTTCTGGAGACTGCGCAGCCCCAGCCAG GTGGAGGACGCCGTGCTGGACGTCTATGACCTGGTGTACGAGCGGGCGCTGAGGGGCCCACCGGGCAGCGGGAGGCAGGAGCTGGCGGCCGTGCAGGACGCG TTTGGGTGCTGCGGGAAGAGCTCCCCTTTCAGCCTCCTGAGACGTGCGGAAGTGGAGCTGTGCCCCGGGGCAGAGGGGGAGAAAGag GACTGCCTGCGCGGGATCCGGGGCCTCCTGCGGACCCTCCTGGGCACTGCCTCCACCCTGACCTGCCTCGTCCTGGCCCTCATG GTGTACGCCATGCTGCTCAGCGCCTTCCTCTGGTTCGCCATCCGCGCCGGCTGCGGCCTGGACCGCAGGGGCCGCTACAGCCTGACACCGCGCTAG